From Halobacteriovorax sp. GB3, a single genomic window includes:
- a CDS encoding GLUG motif-containing protein, whose translation MKFRWSLVFILFLIASCSGKKETSKTEFSVRLGALTGTASTHAQGGAMLYGTSASGKKFARRLVAGTELVMDLSIETWTFKGVMWDGADSTGTNGNFLGKSRCAVKRADLVEGEQEVVLNFNESNCLASSFQVSGTSTISKLPGLNVNSCRKLTDVSDAFSVCDSKEKGYFSSFQVLLIPYLDTEGVLVDRPENAIRSGCYRFSSRDNGRAVLANANTSASGLAASYPMNGGNVDFRTIVRAYYGSEDCNDTTTLGFKDYLFEKGLMGSALESKSFYDTSAENLSLYLTTSMAEVCQAPRNRTNNFAFGSTNTYWHGLCNASQFNLIQNVHLDKNFLLLSNLDFRNSINIPNPKGPVPACSELGESIIPIGGLLSDHSDCSSAPIQSESEVAGGSIYNGVLEGNNFKMISTMIEREEFAKLGLVRELGTAGEVVNLTIEKGNFNGGQYLGAIVGRNHGTVKNVKVIKTNVESRNKNQSGTVVDSYVGGIVGENLGTLERVQFIRGEVSGENSRIGGITGSNSGTILKSVADTYVNNDYFQNADTTQLYLGGVVGFNSGSVTEVVGRGYVSGSGPSVGGIAGKVQSGGTLRDAYSQAAVHISSNGANFSSYNLGGIVGFNEDANVSNVYFAGSVMHNCSANDTTCMIGEISGNNPANNAANAHAIYHSLANFGGNRGTEKTVAEMRDTNNILSTALGFDVSTPIWRHTLGDVPRLNFEDQNICEISLNTSSFSNQSVSGRGSADSPYIICRESQLVSMNTITGNFKLGEHVVLNGTYGGSVIGQLNGTLDGNDFLLHGAKINVASSGNPVGVIGQVNANAVLKKVNFANNLVSATTADATGIVGLNSGSIERVNVVSSLAQGQSNIGLLVGLNDTQGRITRVRTHGRVYGFNEVGGVVGLNRGQMSRIRSHAGFVSNASETNTFTNIGGIIGRNDSGSLTEASSEIHFNVNTQGTVTNIGGVVGQNFADITDVHVAHWADLRVGGNSVNSSIGGVVGNHATGATMNRVISYMSVVENHGDANLPGPASAGAIVGTSNGTINNAYFTKQASSSTNYFANVISTSDAIPGMSCNLQTNGTDPFSVPRSKITVQDGDSLVFDYAITDVLDSSTIEIAYSGQCSDFENKNLNIASVGLSMNPNIQMQGSWDAASAIGTPSVQWSRRNIISAGNYAVDGLAQWNLNDTLVLFVHSDGTTIEASRWTPFMQTQLSGSLGILATPLDLDLTNLASLSFDIVEDREGGSGFNRIVDAYLYELENGEFPDNAPKWRIDTDRAPELLLSW comes from the coding sequence ATGAAATTTAGATGGTCATTAGTTTTCATTCTCTTTTTAATTGCTTCGTGTTCCGGAAAAAAGGAAACATCAAAGACTGAATTCTCCGTACGTCTTGGTGCTTTGACGGGAACTGCTAGTACTCACGCCCAAGGGGGCGCCATGCTTTATGGAACTTCTGCGAGTGGAAAGAAATTCGCTAGAAGGCTCGTTGCTGGCACTGAGCTTGTTATGGATCTCTCTATTGAGACATGGACCTTTAAAGGTGTCATGTGGGATGGTGCTGATTCAACAGGAACTAATGGGAATTTCTTAGGTAAGAGTCGCTGTGCTGTTAAAAGAGCTGACCTTGTAGAAGGGGAGCAAGAAGTTGTTCTAAACTTTAATGAATCGAATTGTCTGGCCAGTAGTTTTCAAGTTTCTGGAACGAGTACAATCTCAAAGCTTCCTGGTCTTAATGTCAACAGTTGTCGAAAATTAACAGATGTATCTGATGCTTTCTCGGTTTGTGACTCTAAAGAGAAAGGGTATTTTTCTTCTTTTCAAGTTCTTCTTATTCCATATCTCGATACTGAGGGAGTTCTTGTTGATAGACCTGAGAACGCTATTCGTTCTGGTTGTTATAGATTCTCTTCTAGAGATAACGGTCGTGCAGTTTTAGCTAATGCAAATACAAGCGCGAGTGGGTTAGCTGCTAGTTACCCAATGAATGGTGGAAATGTAGATTTTAGAACTATTGTTAGGGCCTATTATGGGAGTGAGGATTGTAATGATACAACTACTCTTGGCTTTAAAGATTACCTTTTTGAAAAGGGACTTATGGGTAGTGCACTAGAATCAAAAAGTTTCTACGACACATCTGCTGAAAACCTAAGTCTTTACCTGACAACTTCAATGGCCGAAGTTTGCCAAGCTCCAAGAAATAGAACTAATAACTTTGCCTTTGGTTCTACAAATACTTACTGGCATGGGCTTTGTAATGCTTCTCAATTTAATTTAATTCAAAATGTTCACTTAGATAAGAATTTCCTTCTTCTAAGTAACCTCGATTTTAGAAATTCTATTAATATTCCAAATCCAAAAGGACCTGTTCCAGCTTGTAGTGAATTAGGTGAGAGTATTATTCCAATTGGTGGTCTTTTATCTGATCATAGTGACTGTTCAAGTGCTCCGATTCAATCAGAGTCTGAAGTCGCAGGAGGCTCTATTTATAATGGAGTTCTCGAAGGGAATAATTTCAAAATGATCTCTACAATGATTGAAAGAGAAGAATTTGCCAAGTTAGGGCTAGTTCGTGAACTTGGTACTGCTGGAGAAGTTGTCAATCTAACGATTGAAAAAGGAAACTTCAACGGTGGTCAATATCTTGGCGCTATTGTTGGTAGAAACCATGGAACAGTTAAAAATGTTAAAGTCATTAAAACAAATGTAGAGTCTCGAAATAAGAATCAAAGTGGTACAGTCGTCGATTCTTATGTTGGTGGTATTGTTGGTGAGAACCTTGGGACTTTAGAGCGAGTTCAATTTATTCGCGGTGAAGTTAGTGGTGAGAACTCTCGAATCGGTGGAATTACTGGTTCGAACTCCGGAACAATACTAAAGTCTGTTGCAGATACTTACGTTAATAACGACTATTTTCAAAACGCTGATACAACTCAACTTTATCTAGGTGGAGTTGTTGGTTTTAATTCTGGTTCCGTAACTGAGGTTGTAGGCCGTGGTTATGTGAGTGGAAGTGGTCCTTCTGTTGGAGGTATTGCTGGTAAAGTTCAATCTGGTGGAACACTTAGAGATGCTTATTCTCAGGCCGCTGTTCACATCTCATCGAATGGAGCAAACTTTTCTTCATATAATCTTGGAGGAATTGTTGGTTTTAATGAAGATGCTAATGTGAGTAATGTCTATTTTGCGGGATCTGTTATGCACAATTGCTCTGCCAATGATACTACATGTATGATTGGGGAGATCTCTGGAAATAATCCTGCTAATAATGCAGCAAATGCTCACGCGATTTATCATTCTCTTGCTAATTTTGGTGGAAATAGAGGAACGGAAAAAACTGTTGCTGAAATGCGCGATACAAACAATATTCTTTCAACTGCCTTAGGCTTTGATGTTTCAACACCTATTTGGAGACACACCCTTGGTGACGTTCCAAGATTAAACTTTGAAGATCAAAACATATGTGAAATTTCATTAAATACTTCATCTTTTTCTAATCAGTCGGTCTCTGGTCGTGGAAGTGCAGATTCTCCTTACATCATTTGTCGTGAATCACAATTAGTGTCGATGAATACGATCACAGGGAATTTTAAATTAGGTGAGCATGTTGTTTTAAATGGAACTTATGGTGGATCAGTTATTGGACAGTTGAATGGAACTCTTGATGGTAATGATTTTCTTCTTCATGGTGCTAAAATCAATGTTGCTTCTTCTGGAAACCCTGTCGGTGTGATCGGGCAAGTAAATGCAAATGCAGTTCTAAAAAAGGTAAACTTCGCTAATAACTTAGTTAGTGCAACAACGGCTGATGCAACTGGAATTGTTGGACTTAATAGTGGTTCAATTGAAAGAGTCAATGTCGTTTCTTCTTTGGCCCAAGGTCAGAGTAATATTGGTCTTCTTGTGGGTCTCAATGATACTCAAGGGCGTATTACAAGAGTAAGAACTCATGGTCGTGTTTATGGTTTCAATGAAGTTGGCGGGGTTGTCGGTTTAAACCGTGGCCAAATGAGTCGAATTCGCTCTCATGCAGGATTTGTAAGTAACGCTTCTGAAACGAATACTTTTACAAACATTGGTGGAATTATTGGCCGAAATGATTCTGGATCATTAACTGAAGCCTCTTCTGAAATTCATTTCAATGTTAATACACAAGGTACTGTTACAAATATTGGTGGTGTCGTTGGTCAAAACTTTGCTGATATCACAGATGTACACGTTGCTCATTGGGCCGACTTAAGAGTTGGTGGGAATTCTGTAAATAGTTCTATTGGTGGTGTTGTCGGTAATCATGCTACAGGTGCTACGATGAATAGAGTTATTAGTTATATGAGTGTTGTTGAAAATCATGGTGATGCTAACCTTCCTGGTCCTGCAAGTGCGGGAGCAATAGTTGGGACATCTAACGGTACAATTAATAACGCTTACTTTACGAAACAAGCAAGCTCATCTACAAATTATTTTGCCAATGTTATTTCAACTTCTGATGCTATTCCAGGAATGTCGTGTAACCTACAAACAAATGGTACTGATCCATTCTCTGTACCAAGAAGTAAAATCACGGTACAAGATGGTGATAGCTTAGTTTTTGATTACGCGATTACTGATGTCTTAGACTCTTCAACAATCGAAATTGCCTACTCTGGTCAGTGTAGTGATTTTGAAAATAAAAATTTAAATATTGCATCAGTCGGATTATCAATGAACCCTAACATCCAAATGCAAGGATCATGGGACGCTGCTTCTGCTATTGGCACTCCAAGTGTTCAGTGGAGTCGTCGAAATATTATTTCTGCTGGAAATTATGCTGTCGATGGACTTGCTCAGTGGAATTTGAACGATACATTAGTTCTCTTTGTTCATAGCGATGGGACGACGATTGAAGCTTCCAGATGGACGCCATTTATGCAAACTCAACTTTCTGGTTCCCTTGGTATTTTGGCTACTCCTTTGGATTTGGATCTTACTAATTTAGCAAGTCTTAGTTTTGATATCGTCGAAGATAGAGAGGGGGGATCAGGATTTAATCGTATTGTTGATGCTTATCTCTATGAGTTAGAAAATGGTGAATTCCCTGATAATGCTCCAAAGTGGAGAATAGATACAGATAGAGCTCCTGAGCTTCTTTTAAGCTGGTAA
- a CDS encoding glutathione peroxidase has translation MSLENKEGQNVPEVHFIIRESGEFKTLTSTDLFKGKKVVLFALPGAYTPTCSSTHLPRYNELASAFKKEGVDHIICLSVNDPFVMESWGKDQEAENIMMLSDGNGQFSEKMGMLVDKSDIGFGKRSWRYSMLVENGVITKMFIEPDKPGDPFEVSDADTMLNHLNPRAKPPKAISIFTRPGCPYCIKAKDDLKAHGLQFNEIVLGKDTSNSALFSITAQSKVPQVFIDGELIGGSDKLEKYLAK, from the coding sequence ATGAGTTTAGAGAATAAAGAAGGACAGAATGTTCCTGAAGTACATTTTATTATTCGTGAAAGTGGTGAATTTAAAACTCTAACAAGTACTGATCTTTTTAAAGGTAAAAAAGTCGTTCTCTTTGCACTCCCTGGTGCTTATACACCAACGTGCTCTTCGACTCACCTACCAAGGTATAACGAGTTAGCAAGCGCTTTTAAAAAAGAAGGTGTTGATCATATTATTTGCCTTTCTGTTAACGATCCCTTTGTTATGGAGTCCTGGGGAAAGGATCAGGAAGCTGAAAATATCATGATGCTCTCTGATGGAAATGGGCAATTTAGTGAAAAGATGGGCATGCTTGTTGATAAGTCAGATATTGGTTTTGGAAAAAGATCGTGGCGTTATTCGATGCTCGTTGAAAATGGTGTGATCACAAAGATGTTTATCGAGCCAGATAAACCAGGTGACCCATTCGAAGTTTCAGATGCTGATACGATGCTTAATCACCTCAATCCAAGAGCAAAACCACCAAAGGCCATTTCGATTTTTACAAGACCTGGGTGTCCGTATTGTATCAAGGCAAAAGATGATCTTAAGGCCCATGGACTTCAATTTAATGAAATTGTCCTTGGAAAAGATACGAGTAATAGTGCTCTTTTTTCAATCACGGCCCAAAGTAAAGTTCCTCAAGTCTTTATAGATGGAGAGCTTATTGGTGGTTCCGATAAATTAGAAAAGTACTTAGCGAAATAA
- a CDS encoding NAD-dependent epimerase/dehydratase family protein — protein MNILVTGASGFLGFEIAIALKEKGHTVYNFSRTHTEELEEQGIQTRKGDLSHYPDLYQALEGIDAVFHVAAKVAMWGKWEDFYRINVTGAHNMIKALKERGIKKLVFTSSPSVVFDKHELLGANESTPYPTDSLSMYAKSKAMAEKYILESSDSTLATCALRPHLVFGKRDKNIIPRLVESRSKGKLKRIGNGDNLVDVIHVKNAVHAHLLAFDKLEINSPLSGEAYFIAQEKPVNLWDFIDQILLKKGANKVEGKVSLKLAYYLGAFVELFLKLFKIHNIHPPMTRFVALQMGTSHYFSHDKAKEHFNYEPILTIDQALEDI, from the coding sequence ATGAATATCTTAGTTACAGGTGCCAGTGGTTTTTTAGGTTTTGAAATAGCGATAGCTCTTAAAGAAAAAGGCCACACTGTCTATAACTTCTCAAGAACTCACACAGAAGAACTTGAAGAGCAAGGCATTCAAACGAGAAAAGGTGACCTCTCTCACTACCCCGACCTCTACCAAGCACTTGAGGGTATTGATGCCGTATTCCATGTTGCCGCAAAAGTTGCGATGTGGGGTAAGTGGGAAGATTTTTATCGCATTAATGTTACTGGTGCTCACAATATGATTAAGGCCTTAAAAGAGAGAGGGATAAAGAAATTAGTATTTACATCCTCTCCTTCGGTAGTTTTCGATAAGCATGAACTTCTTGGAGCAAATGAATCAACTCCCTATCCAACGGACTCACTTAGTATGTATGCTAAGAGTAAGGCCATGGCCGAGAAGTATATTCTTGAATCAAGCGATTCAACTCTTGCAACGTGCGCCCTACGCCCACACCTAGTTTTTGGAAAACGCGATAAGAATATAATCCCAAGACTTGTAGAATCGAGGTCAAAGGGAAAATTAAAGCGTATCGGTAACGGAGATAATCTTGTCGATGTTATCCATGTGAAAAATGCCGTGCACGCTCATCTTCTCGCTTTCGATAAACTTGAAATTAACTCTCCTCTTTCGGGAGAAGCCTACTTTATTGCTCAGGAAAAGCCAGTAAATCTCTGGGACTTTATCGATCAGATTCTCTTAAAAAAAGGTGCAAACAAAGTTGAGGGAAAAGTTTCTCTAAAACTTGCCTACTATCTTGGGGCCTTTGTTGAGCTTTTTCTTAAGCTCTTTAAAATACATAATATTCATCCACCGATGACTCGTTTTGTGGCGCTACAAATGGGAACGTCTCACTACTTCTCTCACGACAAGGCCAAAGAGCATTTTAATTACGAACCAATTCTCACAATTGATCAGGCCCTAGAAGATATTTAG
- a CDS encoding fatty acid CoA ligase family protein, whose amino-acid sequence MKNIAARIDEMANLYPAKKAVVARAKNGNYEHLTFKELVDLSHNFAFKFKEMGLKKGDKTLVFVRPGLDFPVITFALFRLGVVPVFIDPGMGRENLFRAISNLKPEALIAVPEVHIARLFFRAPFKGIKHFVTTGSLTYGKMKSIKPWKRNLTSERILSNIDEQDMAAILFTSGGTGIPKGVVYTHKIFNTQTDTLKELFSLSEKEVDIPGFPLFAFFTMAMGMTSCIPEMDPSKPAKCDPKKLVQNINDHQGTFVAGSPAIWERVANYCVDNNLKLQSVKYLVMFGAPVSPELHKKFQKVLPNGTTYTPYGATESLPVANVEGHFLLENTVDKTDQGLGTCVGKVAPNIEVKIIAITDNVIETIDQANILSPYELGEIIVKGDVVTKEYYQMPKKTAEAKVYDGESLWHRMGDLGYLDQEGLLWFCGRKSYRVTTKDELKSSIQCESIYNNHKDIHRTALIGIGNEGEQRPALVIERKDKRTNLKNIDDSFKKDLIELSKSYEHTKDIETFYLADQFPVDVRHNIKIDRLKLRDQAISGKLKEIR is encoded by the coding sequence ATGAAAAATATTGCAGCGAGAATTGATGAGATGGCCAATCTCTATCCAGCAAAAAAAGCTGTGGTTGCTCGTGCTAAAAATGGTAATTATGAACACCTTACCTTCAAAGAGTTAGTTGATCTCTCTCACAACTTTGCTTTTAAGTTTAAAGAGATGGGGTTAAAAAAAGGCGATAAGACACTTGTCTTTGTTAGACCAGGTCTTGATTTCCCTGTAATCACTTTCGCTCTCTTTCGCCTTGGTGTTGTTCCAGTCTTTATCGACCCAGGAATGGGAAGAGAGAATCTCTTCAGAGCGATCTCAAATTTAAAACCAGAGGCCCTTATTGCTGTTCCAGAAGTTCATATTGCGAGACTCTTTTTTAGAGCTCCCTTTAAAGGCATTAAACACTTTGTCACAACGGGCTCCCTTACTTATGGCAAAATGAAATCCATTAAGCCTTGGAAAAGAAATCTTACAAGTGAGCGCATCCTCTCAAATATTGATGAGCAGGATATGGCGGCCATTTTATTTACTTCCGGTGGAACTGGTATCCCTAAAGGGGTTGTATACACACATAAGATATTCAACACCCAAACAGATACTTTAAAAGAGCTCTTTTCACTTAGCGAAAAGGAAGTCGACATACCAGGTTTTCCTCTATTTGCCTTTTTTACAATGGCCATGGGAATGACAAGCTGTATTCCAGAAATGGACCCGTCAAAACCAGCAAAATGTGATCCAAAAAAGCTCGTTCAAAATATCAACGATCATCAAGGTACCTTTGTAGCGGGATCTCCCGCTATATGGGAACGCGTGGCCAACTACTGTGTAGACAATAATCTAAAACTTCAAAGCGTAAAATATCTTGTTATGTTTGGCGCACCTGTATCACCAGAACTCCATAAGAAATTTCAAAAAGTCCTACCTAATGGAACGACTTACACTCCCTATGGAGCGACGGAATCTCTTCCTGTGGCCAATGTGGAAGGACATTTTCTTCTTGAAAATACTGTCGATAAAACAGATCAGGGTCTTGGAACTTGCGTTGGAAAAGTTGCTCCTAATATTGAAGTAAAAATTATAGCGATCACTGACAATGTAATTGAGACTATTGATCAGGCGAATATTCTAAGCCCCTATGAACTTGGTGAGATCATCGTTAAAGGTGATGTTGTCACTAAGGAATACTATCAAATGCCTAAGAAAACGGCCGAGGCAAAAGTCTATGATGGAGAGAGTCTTTGGCACAGAATGGGTGATCTTGGCTATCTCGATCAAGAAGGACTCCTTTGGTTTTGTGGTAGAAAATCCTATCGTGTAACGACCAAAGATGAATTGAAAAGCTCGATTCAATGTGAATCTATTTACAATAACCATAAAGATATTCATAGAACGGCTCTAATTGGTATTGGAAATGAAGGTGAACAAAGACCTGCCCTTGTAATTGAGAGAAAAGATAAGAGAACTAATTTAAAAAATATTGATGATTCATTTAAAAAAGATCTTATCGAACTCTCTAAAAGTTACGAGCATACAAAAGATATTGAAACGTTTTATTTAGCAGATCAATTCCCGGTTGATGTTAGACACAATATAAAAATTGATCGACTTAAGCTTAGAGACCAAGCAATTAGCGGTAAGTTAAAGGAAATCAGATGA
- a CDS encoding alpha/beta fold hydrolase, with amino-acid sequence MVREITIPQDLKEEYPFKSNFLLKNGLKYHYVDEGKGDPVLFLHGNPTWSFYYRNLIKGLQDNYRCIAPDHIGCGLSSKPEDYEYTLENHIQNVVDLVEKLDLHNIRLVVHDWGGAIGMGLATRMPERIKGIVYLNTAAFRSKRIPYRIAVCKIPAFGEWIVRKFNAFAYPATFMATSKGLSKTVKKGFLLPYNDYQTRIATAKFVQDIPLSSKHRSYGTLKEIELKLKDLDVPKMFIWGAKDFCFNLHFLKKWQEIYPNAKVNIYDKADHYVIEDEKEKSLQDIKLFFSTIS; translated from the coding sequence ATGGTGAGAGAAATAACGATTCCACAGGACCTTAAAGAAGAATATCCATTTAAAAGTAATTTTCTTTTAAAGAATGGACTTAAATATCATTATGTAGATGAAGGAAAAGGCGATCCTGTTCTCTTTCTCCATGGAAATCCAACTTGGTCATTCTATTATAGAAACCTTATTAAGGGACTTCAGGACAACTATCGTTGTATTGCTCCAGATCACATTGGTTGTGGTCTTTCTTCTAAGCCAGAAGACTACGAATACACATTAGAAAATCATATTCAAAACGTCGTCGATCTCGTTGAAAAACTAGATCTTCATAATATACGTCTTGTCGTTCATGACTGGGGCGGGGCCATTGGTATGGGTCTCGCGACGAGAATGCCTGAGCGTATTAAAGGAATTGTCTACCTTAATACTGCGGCCTTTCGTTCAAAAAGAATTCCTTATAGAATCGCCGTTTGTAAAATACCAGCGTTTGGGGAATGGATAGTTAGAAAGTTTAATGCCTTTGCCTACCCTGCTACATTTATGGCCACTTCTAAAGGTCTTTCAAAGACAGTTAAGAAAGGATTTCTTCTCCCTTACAACGATTATCAAACACGAATTGCAACAGCTAAATTTGTGCAGGACATTCCACTTTCTTCTAAGCATAGAAGTTATGGAACACTTAAAGAAATCGAATTAAAACTAAAAGACCTTGATGTACCAAAAATGTTTATCTGGGGAGCGAAAGACTTTTGCTTTAATCTGCACTTTCTTAAAAAGTGGCAAGAAATTTACCCTAATGCCAAAGTGAATATCTATGATAAGGCAGATCACTATGTGATTGAGGATGAGAAAGAAAAGAGTCTACAAGATATTAAACTTTTCTTTTCAACAATTTCATAA
- a CDS encoding 3-oxoacyl-ACP synthase III: protein MKYNNVVIRDFAYALSEDVMTSDDLEKRLEPVYKRLRLPAGRLELMTGIKERRLWSPGTLPSDLSTMATQNLFNKGNVKKEEIEKIVHASVCRDFLEPSTASIVHGNLGLSEDCMIFDLSNACLGVVNAMVMACNMIELGQIKNALIVSGENGGPLLEETIKKLNTDESITRKSIKKYIANLTIGSAAVAFVLSHKDQASDAPRILGGACMTDSSANKLCQGDGDPGSLMMETDSEKLLEHGIKLARKTWLKTKDVLNWKHDEIDWVIGHQVGTAHEEQVMRALELKDRPTHITYDLLGNTGSAALPITLIKLFETGQLKKNQNVALVGIGSGLTSIMLGVKW, encoded by the coding sequence ATGAAATATAACAATGTCGTTATTCGCGACTTTGCCTATGCTCTTTCAGAAGATGTCATGACAAGTGATGATCTTGAAAAAAGACTTGAGCCTGTTTACAAAAGACTCCGCCTTCCAGCAGGTAGACTTGAGTTAATGACAGGGATTAAAGAGAGACGCCTATGGAGTCCAGGGACTCTTCCAAGTGATCTCTCAACAATGGCAACACAGAACCTTTTTAATAAAGGCAATGTCAAAAAAGAGGAAATTGAAAAGATTGTTCACGCTTCAGTTTGTCGAGATTTCCTCGAGCCCTCAACGGCCAGTATTGTTCATGGAAATCTCGGCCTAAGCGAAGACTGTATGATTTTTGATCTATCCAATGCTTGCCTTGGTGTTGTCAATGCCATGGTAATGGCGTGCAATATGATCGAATTAGGGCAAATTAAAAATGCTCTTATTGTTTCAGGTGAAAACGGCGGGCCACTTCTTGAAGAGACAATTAAAAAACTAAATACAGATGAGTCGATCACAAGAAAATCCATAAAAAAATATATTGCAAATCTCACTATCGGATCGGCCGCAGTTGCCTTTGTTCTTTCTCACAAAGATCAAGCAAGTGATGCTCCTAGAATTTTAGGAGGTGCCTGCATGACAGATAGTAGCGCCAATAAGCTCTGCCAAGGAGATGGCGACCCAGGAAGCTTGATGATGGAAACTGATTCTGAAAAGCTTCTTGAACATGGGATAAAGCTTGCAAGAAAAACATGGCTTAAAACAAAAGATGTTCTTAACTGGAAACATGATGAAATAGATTGGGTTATTGGTCATCAAGTTGGTACGGCCCATGAAGAGCAAGTCATGCGCGCTTTAGAGTTAAAAGATAGACCTACTCATATTACTTACGATCTTTTAGGAAACACTGGCTCTGCGGCCCTTCCCATTACATTGATTAAGTTATTTGAAACGGGACAATTAAAAAAGAATCAAAATGTAGCTCTGGTAGGAATAGGATCAGGGCTTACTAGTATTATGCTTGGAGTAAAATGGTGA
- a CDS encoding phytoene desaturase family protein → MPKKYDAIVIGAGMSGLAAGIRLAMFDKKVCILEKHVISGGLNSYYKRQGHNFDVGLHAMTNFVPKGTKRKPLTKLLKQLRIPYETFELNEQKQSKIVFPDKELTFTNNLEVLKQEVHEKFPDQIDGFVKLLVKIENFNEVALDNETVMAKDVVAQYISNEQLLEMIFCPLLIYGSAWENDMDFSQFVIMFKSIYMEGFCRPKGGVRTVIDTLLEKFESLGGELLFRHEVTKLIHKDGKIQGVELKKGDILEAPVVLSSMGYPETMARIEKEGKENPAVGKMTFTESIMILDKKPIDMDFDTTIIFYNERDKYHYRSPEELYDKKSAVICFPNNFEIDDYNEGWIRVTNMANFDKWKELEKPLYRQMKEEVFKDSVQITKNCLPNFDANILYKDVFSPTTIQRYTGHFGGTVYGSTDKSRDGKTSIDGLYLIGTDQGFLGIVGSMLSGISMANLYGLME, encoded by the coding sequence ATGCCTAAAAAGTATGATGCTATCGTAATCGGAGCGGGAATGAGCGGTCTTGCGGCCGGTATTCGACTAGCGATGTTCGATAAGAAAGTCTGCATCTTAGAAAAGCACGTGATTAGTGGAGGACTTAACTCCTACTACAAAAGACAAGGCCACAATTTTGATGTTGGCCTACATGCAATGACAAACTTTGTTCCAAAAGGAACAAAAAGAAAGCCACTCACAAAACTTCTTAAACAACTTCGTATACCCTACGAAACTTTTGAATTAAATGAACAGAAGCAATCAAAGATTGTCTTTCCTGATAAAGAACTAACTTTTACAAATAACCTTGAAGTTCTAAAGCAAGAAGTCCATGAAAAGTTTCCTGATCAAATTGATGGATTCGTAAAACTTCTCGTCAAAATAGAAAACTTCAATGAAGTGGCGCTAGACAACGAAACCGTAATGGCAAAAGATGTTGTGGCCCAATATATTTCCAATGAACAACTTTTAGAGATGATCTTTTGTCCCCTCTTGATCTATGGATCGGCATGGGAAAATGATATGGATTTCTCTCAATTTGTTATCATGTTCAAATCCATTTACATGGAAGGCTTCTGCCGTCCAAAAGGTGGAGTGAGAACTGTTATCGATACTCTCCTTGAGAAATTTGAATCTCTTGGCGGAGAACTCCTCTTTCGTCACGAAGTCACTAAGCTCATCCACAAAGACGGTAAGATTCAAGGTGTTGAGCTTAAAAAAGGCGATATCCTAGAGGCCCCAGTTGTTCTTTCAAGTATGGGCTATCCAGAGACGATGGCGAGAATTGAAAAAGAGGGAAAAGAAAATCCTGCCGTAGGAAAAATGACATTTACAGAGTCAATTATGATTCTTGATAAAAAGCCAATTGATATGGATTTTGATACGACAATTATTTTCTATAATGAGAGAGACAAGTATCACTATCGATCACCTGAAGAACTCTATGATAAAAAAAGTGCTGTCATTTGCTTTCCAAATAATTTTGAAATTGATGATTATAATGAAGGGTGGATTCGAGTAACTAATATGGCAAACTTTGATAAGTGGAAAGAACTTGAGAAACCACTTTATCGACAAATGAAAGAAGAAGTCTTTAAAGATTCGGTTCAAATAACAAAGAATTGTTTACCGAATTTTGATGCAAATATTCTTTATAAGGATGTCTTTAGTCCAACGACCATTCAACGATACACTGGTCACTTCGGTGGAACAGTCTATGGAAGTACAGACAAATCCAGAGATGGGAAAACATCAATTGATGGACTTTATCTCATTGGTACTGATCAAGGTTTCCTTGGTATTGTAGGTTCCATGCTAAGTGGAATCAGTATGGCAAACCTCTATGGACTCATGGAATAA
- a CDS encoding acyl carrier protein — MTNEQVRQAVVDIIADIALDDDVTTIKDEVALREQLDLDSMDFLDIVMELKKRHKIEVPQEDYPQLATMQSCVDYLGPKFNQ; from the coding sequence ATGACTAACGAACAAGTAAGACAAGCTGTTGTCGATATTATTGCTGACATTGCTTTAGATGACGACGTTACAACAATTAAAGATGAAGTAGCTCTTAGAGAGCAACTAGACCTAGATTCTATGGACTTTCTTGATATTGTTATGGAACTTAAGAAAAGACATAAGATCGAAGTTCCTCAAGAAGATTATCCACAACTTGCGACAATGCAAAGCTGTGTTGATTATCTTGGTCCAAAGTTTAATCAGTAA